From the Aspergillus puulaauensis MK2 DNA, chromosome 1, nearly complete sequence genome, the window TTCGGCTTTGATAATTCCGTAAATAATCCTTTTGACGCCCATCTCCAAGTCGGCGTCCTTGCCTGTGAGAGAGCCTGAGAGGTGGCTGGAGGATGTCGGACGTGTGCCGAAGACGGGCATGATACGTACTTCAACTACGCTTCCCGCATCCAGCAATCGCATCGTCAATCGGAATCTGTTCAACCGTGATTTGTATTCTCTGGTGGTATTACTATTGGCACGCCCTGACGCAAGCGGAACCGATGGTCTCTTGCAGTACGTAGTCATGCTCTGTTCGATGTGCTGCCAGTTGAAACATCCCCCAGCTGTCGGGGCTTGTCGTCACGATCTTACAGTACAGGCTTCAATTCGCCAAAGATGAGAGCAGCCCTGCTTATTGGCCCTTCAcatccatgcagcagcagggaagCGGGATGGAAAGGACGCCAGGGTGTGCAGCACCTGGTTGAAATTCCGAGTGGTCTTCGTCTGTTTTCAACCTGGCTGCTAGGATTATTATTCTCTCATGTCTCCTTGATGCTTCCAGAGGACTTTTGCTCTCGTCCAATGCCGGTCCTTGCTGGAATCATAGCCATACTGGAGCTGCAGTGTCTGCCCTCCATGAACAGTGCATTCTGCAGAATCCTTCACCCCATCAGCCGTCCCGTAGGGCTCGGATTCATGCATCATTTCTCCGCAGTTAACAGTCTCCGCTGGCCAAATATTGGTCCATCAGACTTGATGGCACATCCACATGTCCACATCTCCAGGTAGGGGTTGACAACCTTATCAGAGTTATCACACTGGGGAGTGGAGAGGCCTTGAGGTGAAGGAATCGAGATTTGAAGTCCGCAGCACATCATTCATGCCCACTTGACTCCACGCCAGGATCAATCTGGAGATCCAGGCACGAGTTTGCACAACTCGAATGGGTGCTGTGGATACATCTCGTTAAGCTTAATCTTTGTACTCCAGTAGATGCCATGTCGGCGCCATGCCAACTATCCGTTGTTAAACGTCTTCCCTGATGTTCTGATTCCATATCAACAGACGCGTGTCGCATCGGCGATGGCGTTCTCGACCCAGGCAGCCTCATTTTTGAGTCTAACAGTCTGTCACACCCTCCCAGCGCCCAACACGCATAGTAATAAAACTCAACGTcagaaatatataactattgGATGTTTCTTATACATTTGGCTCTCTACGTATTACACTGGACGATACCTGCAGATTACGACCGTCGAACAAAGAATTTCCAAGCATTCCATGCACACCCTTCATTTCGATTGCTCAGAGAGACGGAAGGCGACTGGCGTAAGCTGTGGCGCTGGGAATTCTTCGCAGTGACGAGTTCTCTCGGCTTAGCTGCTCATGTCTCATGTCACCATGTGCGATGACGGGATGTGGCAGCTCTAGTTCATTTCAAAATGCAGTGCTGCCACGCACTGCTATAGACATGGAAGCCGAAGCCTGCGGTACTTTTTCCAAACAAGACCTAGTGAGGGAAAAATGGCATATTCAATCAATGGCTCTGGAAAACTCAGCCATATCCAGACTTCAATTTGCCTTTGCTCGCCTCGCCTCTGCAGGCGCTGAGTGGACAAGCCACGAGTTTCCTGGAAGAGATGGCGGCTGAGCTCCACCTCAGATTTTCGCTGGGAGCTTCTCCCGTTTCGATAGTGGGCCATGAGCCCTTGACCATCGCTTGGACGGCTTAGGTGGGCTCCTTTGCAGCTGATCTGACATGGCCAGTTCATACATaatcatatcatatcataacTATCATATCATGGCAGGTCGAACCGGCAGCCAGCAAGGAATTGCAGGCTCGCATCTCAATTCAACTGAGCTGAGAGATTACCAATTTCTTACACAGCAAGAATACGACTGCGACTTGCCGGCAACGCACGGAACGACCAATCCCGGAAAGGAAGGTTTCCCCGGCTCGGTGTCCCAAGAGCTCACTATTGACTCGTCAGCCACACGGTCGGACTGATGGGATCATGGAATCCCACTCTTTCCTCCCAGCGGACAGAAAAGGGCTTGCACGTCACAAGACCATCAACTGATCCTTGATCCTTCGAGTCTGCTTGAGTTCGACTATCGCCCGCTGTTCGGAATTTGCAGCTTCCTTCTTGCAGAAGAATCTCATTTCTCGCCCTACTTGCCACTTGTGTGGCCGGTCCCAGGGAACTGCCTCTCTGGGCTATCGTGCTCTTCACACGTTGGAGTCTGCCAAGGGTTAGTTTAACTCTCAAACCTCACTAGCGAGTCCATGGGCCTATCCGCTGCTTCTGGCCTCCTCCCCCCCCTGCAACTCGCCCAATGTGGCGGTCCGATCACGGCTGGACTACTCCACCAGAGAAGCCGATGGCCCGCTCATGGAATTTTCGACGGGAGAAGCCCATCCAGGCGGTGTCCCCTCGCCGGTGGCTGTCTAACCTTGATGGGCCTGCGTTGTGCAGCTTGTGCTCCCTTCTGCGCGCTTAACGGATCATCGCCTCGAGGCAAGAAGCAACAATACGGGTCCAGGAGAGCTTCCAGGTTCCCACTTTGCAGCGTGAAGAATTGTCCGTGTGGATCACTATTTACGCTCCTCCTGAAGCTTGGCCCCGGGGTTTTTATAGTGTCGTTCACCAACCTTTCGTCTTCATATGATGCTTTCTGGCTTTCCCACGAGGTAAACTTACGAGGGTGAACTAAACGAGCCATTCCATTTGACTTTCTGGTAGTTTAGACGATATGCTACGTAACTTTATCGCGCGCTCGCCAATTACAAATCACAAAAAAAACCTCATACGTGGCAGAGGATAAGAAACAAAGTGGCTGGCGGGCAAATACAGTCGATACCGGAGGGTTTTCTGACTTCCAGAGACTCTGCTGCTGTTCGGTCTTGCCGGAGACATCCGCTGGTGTCCTCCAGGCTCCCACCTACCTGCTTCGGCATGGCGCGCCTGGTACCTTCGACTACTGCAAGGCCTGCTTCAAGCGTGCAGATCGCCTCTGCTCCAGCAAGAATCTGGATCAGCGAATCACCGAAAAGGAGCGGAATGAGGGCGGACATCAAAATGAATCCTTGCCTCGGCACTTTTCGAGTTTTGGCCTTCCGAGGACGTTTTTCCGGGAATGGACGGAGGAAGGCCGAAGCCAAGTCTGGTTCGTTCCAGTCTCAGGAGTGCTGGAAGCCAATCATATGATTGGTTCCGACGCCACACACCTCATCTGCATGCACTCAATGTGTGAGCGTGGTCTGAGCCAGATTTCGAAACCTTTTGAGTTGGCACTCTCCTGGCCCTTGATTGGTGGGTGGCAAACTATCATTACGACTTGGCGCGGTCACGATGCGATCAACTCAACAATTCAACAGAGGATTGCTGATCGAAGGAACTTGATCCTGCCGTTCAAGTCACTGAATGGGCGAGGCAAGCCCGCGAGCGCGGACTGGTTACGAACAAGAGATTGCTATCGTACACCgtatactccgtagtacGTAGTGGCAAGTTTCTGGCAAGTTCTTGTTTACAGGCCGTGTTGATGAAACCCCTCGCAAGGctttctattaataattgTGAGTCTAGATCTCCAGacagcacaacaacaacgcATGTCATATTACGCGCAAAATTGAGTACCTTGAAGTCTGGACTCTTGGAGTTACCTTTTATCAGATATTCTCACGCGGACGCGCATGACAGTACGTATAGCATAGCATTGTAACCATGCGATGCGATCACGGCGAGATAAGCCAACAAGCACAGCCCAAGAACTGGCATAGATTTTTCGCAATCGCATCCGTACTCAGTGCCGTCGTCGCATCTCCtttctcctttttctctccccTGATACTTTGAACAATAATGTGCGCGATTTTCGAGCTAGGTCTCGTCTGCCGCGGCAGAATGAACGAATCGAGAAGGTCTACCCTAGCACCCTTTCCCGAAGTTTAGAGTCTGGCATTCCTTCGTGGTTTCAGACTCACGAAGGCATCGTATGCTCGTAAGACTGCATACTATTGCAGAAGTGTTGGTGGCGTCGTTGGAGTAAGTGGCTTACGGAAGTAAGTACGTGCTCGACCTCCCACCACACCGTGCACctgttcatcatcgtcggtcCTCGACTCTGGGGCCAGAGACACTACACGTTGATCCAGGAACCTCGATCATTAGAAGGGTACCTGCCACCTGAggtttgtggatgttgaaCAGCTGACCCCGTCCTAGATACCATTGTCGGGTCAGATCGTCAGCGACACGGCTCCGGAGTATACGGAGCAGTCTAGGCTACAAAGTCGCGATATTGATGGCCCCTCATCGGCAATGGAGGTCTTGCCGACTCCAAAGCTCTCCCGAAGGAGCAAATGCCAAATGTCTGTGGAGGGGCACGCCGCACACTGCGGTGCCTGGACTACCACCGTGGTATTTTCATACACCGCGAGACGAGCCCTTCACCTCACAACCCCTTTCCCCTCGCTAATTTCACCACTTTCAGGTTTTCGCTCTTGGCTCCTTATGTGTTGTTTCCTCCGCGATATTCACCGGCCACCCTGTCACTGTCAAAATGTAAAAACGGGCTAGCGCTGCAGTCGACAACACAGTGCTGGCTCCTGTTCCTGCATCGCGGGACGCCTAGCAAACGACAAATGGCCTAGGAGTTGGAACTACATAAATAAACACGTAGGAACAAGGAACCACAGCCCCTCCTGCTCCCAATTTGGACCCCAGAAATCCAACAATGGCATTGTCTTAGCCTGCTGCCCCCCTCACTAAGTAGCTATAGTAAGCAGTACTATAGTTATTAACTACTACTTAGACACGGCTGTGCTAACTGTTTCCTGCTAAGCACTGGCGGTCGTTGAAACAGCGCGAGGTGGGGAACTGAGCTTCTAGAAGCTGTCCTGGAACAAATTCTACTACGGATACTATGGCCGTGTTTACCAACTTCCAGCATCGCTTCACAGgggctatattataatcgTGTTTAAATAATGAGgtccttaatataatataatactgTCCGCGTGGGTTTGCCGTCATGTGCTTTTTCTGTATATTATTGTTCTGAGGAGCTGAGACACCCATATCCAAGCTCTCGCCCCTTGTTTCGCGGGGCCTCCCATCTCCTTCAAGATTCCAGGTACTTTCTGAGCTGAGGAGAGTATTGAGAATCTATCTACTTATAAACTGGGTGAGTGAGGCTGCAGACTATGTCCGTATCCCATAATCGGTCTCTGTACCTGCGCGTCATCGCCGTCCAAATGGGTAACTCCATACATACAATGTAGGCAAGCACAGTGAGTAGACTACGTACTATGTACTGTACCAGAGTCATACGACAGCAGAGCCAACAGTAACATACCGACGTATCTAGCCGAGATCTAACCTGAAAcgcgatgcgatgcgatgcgatgcgatgcgatgcgataCGACACGACACGATAATAACGCACAGCCCTTATCCATCATCAACTCCAACACGAAGTACGACGTACGTACTCCTAACTTACCTACCATTAGGAGTCTAGGGCCCGGACCAGCGGAGACAAGACAAGGTCGAGCCCGAGATCTGAGACGGAGAATCCGTGCTCCAGTTTTACCTCGCAGATGGAGAATGGATTCAATGGAAACGCCCTGCCCTGTCCGGGCCGCGGGCTGTTTCCGCTCTCCCGATGCTCGACGTCGAGCTTGTGGGGGCCTTTTTCGCTTTGGTGATTACTGCGTACTTACGAAGATGCGGGAGGACCGTCTCCCGGGGCAGTCCGTGTTGAGTGAGGTGTTTTACCTACTACTTACTACATACCATGCatactattactatataGGCGAAAACATACAAAAACCGTCGCAACAAACGATAGATAAAACACTAAGGCACTGAAGACAGGACGGAAAGACCGACAAATTGACAAACCAATTAACCAaagctccagcaccagctccctCTGCGACATGCGTTAGTGAAATTCGATGTATGTCGGTGGAGCCCTAGAGAGGTCCAAACCCGAGCCCCAATGCATGCAAGCAGCGGGTTGCATATGAGCTGTAGATAAAAGAGACCAAGTGACCAGTGACGACCCGCCGAAGCTCTCGCAGTCGCGGGTCCTCGATTTTAGGTATCGATCTCATCAATCGAGAGTCGTTTCTTAGTTGGTAGATCTAAATTTAACTTTCAGCAGGGCAGGAGAAGGTTTTGTTTATGCATGTGTCGAAAGTGTAGGTTTGGCTGCCTTCCCAAAGAAGTGGACTGGCCGTTGAATTGGCCATGTCTACGCGGGGTACTTGTGGAGGGCTTTGTTGGAGAAGACATGAGGGTGGTCTGGTCCTTGCCGTTGGTTTGATGGTGTCGGTTTCACTGCTTTGTTTGGGTTTATCGTTTCAGGTAGGTCCGTGAtgattatatctatattatacaGAATTTCTGACGTGGGAATTCAGTCAGTTGACTTAGAAATCTCGAGTTTCCCCTTTGAAGATTTGGGTTTATGGTGCTGGTGCATGGTGTTGGTTGCAGCATTACATCGCAGGCGATATATCGGTCGTCCGACAGGGTATGAAAGTGAGGGGAGATTGTTTGAAATCGTCCAAATGCGTCACATACGCCCTAGCGAGGTCACGCATTTTCGCCTCCCTTTTCCGAAGCTACGAAAGTCTGGTACTCGGAGAGAATGGAATTTGCTGTTTCGTATGTCTCATGAGATGTCCAGCCGTCTCTCCCTAGGACAGGCCGAATCTCATCCCAGAAGTCCTGCATTTCATTCCAGCTATCTGGGTCTTCAAGGTGCTTGCAGATCTCCTCCGGAGAGAAATCGAGCGGGCATTTTCCTGGCCGATCTAAGATTTCCCATGTTCCTTGGGTCTGTTAGTATGGTTGACTCGACACAGGGGAGGACGCTTCCATACTTTTGTACCCTAATTAGAGACTCCCGTAAAGTCAGGACACCCCCATCCTATGTACTCCCTCAGTATTGAATGGGGGTTGTCAATGTCAAGGCCTCTGGATATTTGAACATCTTGTAGAGGATTGGGTATCTTTGCGCCGCATGCTTTTCGTACAGGCATAGCATCATTGAGTTAGTCATTTGCTCTTCAATAGAGGCCTGCGCATCTTTATCGAGGTCCTTGAAGTTCCCCGGGAGTTCGAATATCGCTTCGTCTTTGTATTCGAGGAATTTCGGAGAACGTCCTCCCGAGAATAGGGGCCCAGCCATGAGCTCTGCCAGTCAATAACGCGGGCAATATTCCCCTCGGAGTCCACAAATATATTAGATGTACGGAAGTCTGCATGCCATAAAAACGGCCTCAGGAGATCCTCCTCCGTTGGTTGTAGATGAGGCGCAAGAGGTGTATAGTGCTGAGTCACAGATACATGCTCCTCAGGAGGGTACAAATGGCGCGAGGGGATAGATAGATCATCGTGTTCGACCGTTTTTACATCTTTCTCAATCCAGGCTATCTCTCTGAGGCCGGGGGCTCGTATGTAGTCCAATGCAGGAGTCCCTATCTGCTAATCAGCATAAGTTGAGAGGAAATGAGGGGAAGTGCAATGTGTACATGGTCCGCGGTCGATATTCATGTCGGCCCGTTCTTTATCCCAGAAATCCGTGCGTACCATCGGCCCTATGGCGAATCTATCCGCTACACTTTCTCTTTTCTCGCGCGGTATATTGTCCCACTGACCACGGCGGGATGAGAGCCTGGTGGTACGTCTTTGCCGAAGTAAAGGCAGCCGTGCCTGTTACAGTTAGGTGGACGCATACAGTTATATCCAATAGGCCCTTAATCATTCACCTAGAGAATTTCATAGACAACAAGTTTTGTTGAACGCTTGCTTACAGCATTTTCCATTCTTCGGACCTTGTGCTCGAGACCCATATCTGGCCAAACCAAAGCGGGTTGCTTGCCTGGGGCATGCTCCATGATAATATACTCAGCCCCTACCGGGTTAGTAGAGTCAACTCTAGAGCACCAGCTTTCGGGACCGGAATGTGGAAGACGTTCCTCAACTGGATGGGAGTCGGAAAGCCCGTTCCTGGTTACCTTGTAATATCACTCACGAAGTCCACGGTTGCGACCTCTGACGCTGTAGTGAGAAAGGCTGACCCTGCATTAGGATTCGGAACTCGGGCAATAACCTTCATATCGTTGGTTATGGTGAGACTAATGGACTTGTTTTATGATCTCGCCTATCTTCTCTATGTGGAAACAGGGCCCTCCTGAGGACGCCTCCATCGCGACTTTTTGTAGCTCAGCAATATTAAACTTGCGGTATTTCTCCcggagctgctgctcttcaCCCCATGCCCCTCGTCCGCTTGTGTTTCTGAAGAAATCTTGAGGGTCTCCGACAATAGTAGCCAACAGGGGATCAGGTTGACCATTGGAATAGCATCGCTTGGGTAGATAACGCCTAGCCCTTCCATTGATCCTTGGCAAGGGGCTCAGATTTTGAGCGAATGACACAAGAACACAGACATGACAGTTGCAGGCCCCGTCCATTGTGTGGGGTTGAAGTAGTGGTGATGTTGGTGAGAGGAGGCTTGGCTTGTAGCACAGACGGAGAACAATCACTCACTCTTTCTGCAAGGCCCGCGGACTTCCCTTCGCTTCCCCTCACAAGTCGCCACGGTTCTCCCCTCATTCCACCATCAGGATCAAAACGATTAATCCAATGCACTCGGCCTCAACTGCAAATTAGAATCCATTACTGAGAGATACTCTTATCGCGTGTGCTTATCAAACTCGACCTCTGATTCGCCGTCCTCGACAGCAGTCCAAGCTTTCCCCGGCCATGTCCAAGCCTCCGCCTGAACCTGCCCTCTTGGGCATGGTAGATGTGCAGACTGACGGGCGGGGTACTAGTTCCCTATCGCCCAGCCCGCAAAGGCCCTTGCATTGGTAGTATCGAGGTTATCATCGAGATGATGACGAACCGTCTCTCCCTATCGGTGACCCCCGTCTTTGGAGGAACGATGCATGACCCCGTGCTGAGTCCATATATATGCACCCTGGTGTCACCCAAGCTAGGAACATCGGTCAGCTTCGCCACTCCTTGCAAGATCGAACCGACTCTCTTTTTGAAGTCTCGTGGCTGGTGGTCTCAGAAGTTTGTCTGTTCGCCATTTCGATATTGATCGAAAGCAACCGCAGTTGAGCAGTTATCATGTCAGTTGTAGGCAAGATGAAGGCCGCGTCAGATGCGTTGAAGTACGACGATGCGGAGCATGACCCTGTTACCTCCGTCCTGCGCAATGGAGACGTCCCTGATTTCGACGACTCGATGGACGCCGACGAGCGGGTTATTACGGCTCTTGGATACAAACAGGAATTCAAACGCGAGTTCTCGCTATGGACTACGTTCTGTGTCAGCTTTGCGGTATTGGGACTGCTCCCTTCGTTTGCCAGCACAATATACTACGGTACATATTCCCGGCTCAGTGAAATACCACCAAGGCTGACTTGTGGGTCCAGGTATGGGATATGCAGGAACCGCTGGGATGGTTTGGGGCTGGATTATAGCCATGATATTCATCCAATGTGTTGCAATGGCCATGGCAGAACTATGCTCCGCCATGCCTACAAGGTACGTGATCCTGGACTTCCTGCTGTACGCCTCTCTCATGCTAAATTTTTCAGCGGAGGGTTGTACTACGCTGCCGCGGTACTTGCGCCTCCAGGATACGGGCCTTATGCGGCGTGGATCACTGGATGGTCCAACTGGATTGGCCAGATTACTGCTGCTCCATCGGTAGACTATGCTCTCTCCGCGATGATTCTCGCTGCGGGATCCATTCAGAGCCCGGGTTATGTTCCCACAAGTTGGCAGACGTTTCTTCTCACGGCCCTCATCATGGTAGTCCACGCTGTTATCAGCAGTATGCCAACAAAATGGGTGGCGGTGTTTAACTCCTGGGGCTCGACTTTCAACATGCTTGCACTGGTTGctgtcatcatcgccattccTGCAGGAACCATAAACTCGCCGAAGTTCACACCTTCTAAAGAAGTGTGGGGAACAATTACCAACATGACTGACTACCCCGATGGAGTTGCAGTCCTGATGACATTTGTAGGAGTTATTTGGACAATGTCTGGCTATGACTCTCCCTTCCATCTCAGTGAAGAGTGCTCCAACGCAAATATCGCGTCTCCACGCGCAATCGTTATGACGTCGGGAGCCGGTGGGCTCATGGGTTGGTTCTTACAATTGGTTGTAGCCTACACCGTGGTAGACATTGATGCCGTGCTAAACTCAGATCTCGGGCAGCCATGGGCATCATATCTCTTCCAAGTCATGTCACGGGAAGGTGCGCTTTCGATTCTCTCACTAACAATTATATGTGGCTTTTCTATGGGCCAAGGATGTATGGTAGCGGCATCTCGTGTCACGTACGCGTACGCTCGTGATGACTGCTTCCCCCTTTCGAAGTACTGGAAGCAAGTCAACGATACCACCAAGACCCCGGTAAATGCCGTCATTTTAAACGCGGTCTTGGGGATCCTGATGTGTCTTCTATTATTCGCCGGCGACGTTGCTATCGGTGCTCTTTTCTCCATTGGAGCTATTGCACAATTCGTTGCCTTTGCTATACCCATTGCAATCCGCGTTTTCTTCGTCGGCAACCGCTTTCGCAGAGGTCCGTGGCACTTAGGACCATTCGGCCCGTGGATCGGTGGGTTTGGAGTAGGGTTCGTTTTTCTTATGGTGCCTATCCTGTGCCTACCAGCTGACACGGGTTCAAACTTGACGCCGGACTTGATGAATTGGACTTGCTTGGTTTGGGGAGGACCGATGCTCGCTGTGAGCATTTGGTGGATAGTTGATGCACACAAATGGTTCAAGGGGCCGAAGGTCAACGTGGAGCATGCTATACATGGAAATGTAATTGATATTATTGacggagagcagcagcaaaatgCTGGTAGACTGTCTGATGCATCGGCAGCTGGGTCGGGCCATTCATCACCCAAACTTTAGCTTTTTGTTTTCGTTTGTTCG encodes:
- the AIM9 gene encoding phosphotransferase enzyme (COG:S;~EggNog:ENOG410PIY2), which codes for MAGPLFSGGRSPKFLEYKDEAIFELPGNFKDLDKDAQASIEEQMTNSMMLCLYEKHAAQRYPILYKMFKYPEALTLTTPIQY
- a CDS encoding amino acid permease (COG:E;~EggNog:ENOG410PFV8;~InterPro:IPR002293;~PFAM:PF00324,PF13520;~TransMembrane:12 (i60-84o96-114i126-145o151-175i187-205o217-236i257-277o297-321i400-420o426-449i461-485o497-518i);~go_component: GO:0016020 - membrane [Evidence IEA];~go_function: GO:0022857 - transmembrane transporter activity [Evidence IEA];~go_process: GO:0055085 - transmembrane transport [Evidence IEA]) yields the protein MSVVGKMKAASDALKYDDAEHDPVTSVLRNGDVPDFDDSMDADERVITALGYKQEFKREFSLWTTFCVSFAVLGLLPSFASTIYYGMGYAGTAGMVWGWIIAMIFIQCVAMAMAELCSAMPTSGGLYYAAAVLAPPGYGPYAAWITGWSNWIGQITAAPSVDYALSAMILAAGSIQSPGYVPTSWQTFLLTALIMVVHAVISSMPTKWVAVFNSWGSTFNMLALVAVIIAIPAGTINSPKFTPSKEVWGTITNMTDYPDGVAVLMTFVGVIWTMSGYDSPFHLSEECSNANIASPRAIVMTSGAGGLMGWFLQLVVAYTVVDIDAVLNSDLGQPWASYLFQVMSREGALSILSLTIICGFSMGQGCMVAASRVTYAYARDDCFPLSKYWKQVNDTTKTPVNAVILNAVLGILMCLLLFAGDVAIGALFSIGAIAQFVAFAIPIAIRVFFVGNRFRRGPWHLGPFGPWIGGFGVGFVFLMVPILCLPADTGSNLTPDLMNWTCLVWGGPMLAVSIWWIVDAHKWFKGPKVNVEHAIHGNVIDIIDGEQQQNAGRLSDASAAGSGHSSPKL